The Aythya fuligula isolate bAytFul2 chromosome 7, bAytFul2.pri, whole genome shotgun sequence genome has a window encoding:
- the PYROXD2 gene encoding pyridine nucleotide-disulfide oxidoreductase domain-containing protein 2, with protein sequence MADGLPARLGMGCAARGLRGRRLAHSGATTRLQQEYDAVVIGAGHNGLVAAAYLQRAGLRTAVLEKRHVLGGAAVTEEIVPGFKFSRASYLLSLLRPQIYSELELQRHGLRVLPRDPYSFTPLLEDRSPPRSLLLGHDMAQTQQQIAQFSQKDAQAYPEYEAFMGRLVAAIDPLLDAPPVDTAALGQGSLLQRLRSLRALQPLLRAGLALGQQLPRYYEVLTAPISKILDHWFESEPLKATLATDAVIGAMSSPHSPGSGYVLLHHVMGELEGRRGAWGYVAGGMGALSQAIARAAASRGAHIFTEKAVSRVLLGRDGQAQGVVLRDGTEVRSKVVLSNASPQITFLELTPQEQLPEDFTRRIRHVDTRSPVTKINVAVDRLPSFLAAPNARNGQPLPHHQCSIHLNCEGTHLLHQAYTEAAGGHPSSRPMIELCIPSALDPGLAPRGCHVVSLFTQYTPYELAGGQPWDEQARNAYADTVFDCIEAYAPGFKASVIGRDILTPPDLERVFGLPGGNIFHGGMSLDQLYFARPAPSYSGYRSPVPGLYLCGSGAHPGGGVMGAAGRNAARVALGDFTHLRQQR encoded by the exons ATGGCGGACGGGCTCCCTGCGAGGCTGGGCATGGGCTGTGCTGCCCGCGGGCTGCGGGGACGGCGCCTGGCTCACAGCGGGGCCACAACACGGCTGCAGCAGGAGTACGATGCGGTGGTGATCGGGGCAG GGCACAACGGGCTGGTGGCA GCTGCCTACCTGCAGCGGGCAGGGCTGCGCACGGCCGTGCTGGAGAAGCGCCACGTGCTGGGCGGCGCGGCCGTCACCGAGGAGATCGTGCCAG GCTTTAAGTTCTCCCGCGCATCCTACCTGCTCAGCCTGCTGCGGCCGCAGATCTACAgcgagctggagctgcag CGGCATGGCCTGAGGGTGCTCCCGCGGGACCCCTACTCCTTCACCCCGCTGCTGGAGGACAGGAGCCCACCccgctccctgctgctggggcacgACATGGCCCAGACCCAGCAGCAGATCGCCCAGTTCTCCCAGAAGGATGCTCAG GCTTACCCTGAGTATGAGGCGTTCATGGGGCGCTTGGTGGCTGCCATCGACCCACTGCTGGATGCCCCCCCTGTGGATACAGctgccctggggcagggctcCCTGCTCCAGCGGCTCAGATCCCTGCGAgcgctgcagcccctgctgcggGCAG GGCTGGCACTGGGACAGCAGCTGCCCCGCTATTACGAGGTGCTGACAGCCCCCATCTCCAAG ATCCTGGATCACTGGTTTGAGTCGGAGCCCCTGAAGGCAACCCTGGCCACCGACGCGGTGATTGGAGCCATGAgcagcccccacagccctggcagCGG gtacGTGCTGCTGCACCATGTCATGGGCGAGCTGGAGGGGCGGCGCGGCGCCTGGGGCTACGTGGCTGGCGGCATGGGGGCCCTGTCCCAAGCCATCGCCCGCGCAGCAGCCAGCCGGGGCGCACACATCTTTACTGAGAAG GCCGTGAGCCgcgtgctgctgggcagggacGGGCAGGCGCAGGGCGTCGTGCTGCGGGACGGGACGGAGGTGAGGAGCAAAGTGGTGCTGTCCAACGCCTCCCCCCAGATCACCTTCCTGGAGCTCACCCCCCAG gagcagctcccagagGACTTCACCCGACGGATCCGGCATGTCGACACGCGCTCCCCTGTCACCAAAATCAACG TGGCAGTGGATCGCCTGCCCAGTTTCCTGGCTGCCCCCAACGCCCGCAAtggccagcccctgccccaccaCCAGTGCTCCATCCACCTCAACTGCGAGGGCACCCACCTCCTGCACCAGGCTTACACCGAGGCTGCTGGCGGGCACCCCTCCAGCAG GCCTATGATCGAGCTGTGCATCCCCTCGGCGCTGGACCCGGGGCTGGCCCCGCGGGGCTGCCACGTTGTGTCCCTCTTCACCCAGTACACCCCGTACGAGCTGGCAGGTGGGCAGCCCTGGGACGAGCAGGCTAGAAATGCGTATGCAGACACGG TGTTCGACTGCATCGAAGCCTATGCCCCAGGCTTCAAGGCATCCGTCATCGGCAGGGACATCCTGACACCCCCGGACTTAGAGAGGGTCTTCGGGCTGCCCGGTGGG AACATCTTCCACGGAGGGATGTCTCTGGACCAGCTGTACTTTGCCCGGCCAGCACCATCCTACTCAGGCTACCGGTCCCCAGTTCCAGGCTTGTACCTGTGTGGGAGCGGAGCACACCCtg GAGGCGGCGTGATGGGAGCAGCGGGACGCAATGCAGCCCGGGTGGCTCTCGGGGACTTCACGCACCTGAGACAGCAGCGGTGA